A genome region from Brassica oleracea var. oleracea cultivar TO1000 chromosome C2, BOL, whole genome shotgun sequence includes the following:
- the LOC106324791 gene encoding NAD(P)H dehydrogenase (quinone) FQR1-like gives MATKVYIVYYSMYGHVEKLAEEIRKGAASVEGVEAKLWQVPETLPEEALSKMSAPPKSESPIITPNDLTEADGFVFGFPTRFGMMAAQFKAFLDATGGLWRTQSLAGKPAGIFYSTGSQGGGQETTALTAITQLVHHGMIFVPIGYTFGAGMFEMEKVKGGSPYGAGTFAGDGSRQPTELELAQAFHQGKYIATISKKLKGSTA, from the exons ATGGCGACCAAAGTGTATATCGT GTACTACTCAATGTACGGTCATGTGGAGAAATTGGCTGAAGAGATAAGGAAAGGAGCTGCTTCCGTTGAAGGTGTTGAAGCCAAGCTATGGCAG GTACCCGAGACGCTTCCAGAAGAAGCACTCTCTAAGATGAGCGCACCACCAAAGAGTGAATCACCAATCATCACACCAAACGACCTAACCGAAGCTGATGGGTTCGTCTTTGGATTCCCAACGAGGTTCGGCATGATGGCTGCTCAGTTCAAAGCCTTCTTGGACGCAACCGGTGGACTCTGGAGGACTCAGTCACTCGCTGGTAAACCAGCTGGTATCTTCTACAGCACTGGCTCTCAAGGTGGTGGCCAAGAAACCACCGC ATTGACGGCGATAACTCAGCTGGTTCACCACGGGATGATCTTTGTCCCGATCGGTTACACATTTGGTGCGGGAATGTTCGAGATGGAGAAAGTGAAAGGTGGAAGTCCCTATGGGGCTGGAACATTCGCAGGAGATGGTTCAAGGCAGCCAACAGAGCTTGAGCTAGCGCAAGCTTTTCACCAAGGCAAGTACATTGCAACCATCTCCAAGAAGCTCAAGGGCTCTACTGCTTAG
- the LOC106324885 gene encoding calcium-binding protein PBP1 — MASPKSSTRPTQQNPEPTFHDFFPTMAGTLGGEGLIDELCKGFELLMDRDRGVITFESLRRNASAVLGLGDLTDEDVRCMINEGDFDRDGALNQMEFCVLMFRLSPELMEASRCVVTEAIEEEFCDRTHRR; from the coding sequence ATGGCGTCTCCTAAATCCTCAACCAGACCCACCCAGCAAAACCCAGAACCCACTTTCCACGACTTCTTCCCCACGATGGCCGGAACGCTCGGAGGAGAAGGTCTCATCGACGAGCTCTGCAAAGGGTTCGAGCTACTCATGGACAGAGACAGAGGTGTCATCACTTTCGAGAGCTTGCGGCGAAACGCGTCGGCCGTTCTTGGGCTCGGAGACTTGACGGACGAAGATGTAAGGTGTATGATCAACGAAGGGGATTTCGATCGAGACGGTGCGTTGAATCAGATGGAGTTTTGTGTGCTCATGTTTAGGCTTAGTCCTGAACTGATGGAGGCGTCACGGTGTGTTGTCACGGAAGCGATCGAAGAGGAGTTTTGTGATCGAACGCACCGGCGTTGA